The window TCCCAGCTCAGTCCGGCAAGCCGCCCCGACCATGGCGTGTAGACGCCCGAACCGGAGGAGAAAGGCGCCCGCGCTTCGCCCGGAGACTCGAACAAGGCCAGAGCAGAGGCCGCCTGCTCTTCTTCGGTCTTGTCGAGCGCGAAGCCATTGGAAGCCGGTGCAGGACAGAGGCTATCGATCCAAGCCGCCGAAACCTGCGGCGCCGATTGTGCGAGCGCAGGTGCCGGCACCAATGCACTCACGCCCAAGGCGAAGGTGCCTGCGATACGGGCCGCAATACCGGCCCGGCGAAATGGTGATGTCATGCAGTACGATCCCTCGGCCAGCACGATGCCGGCCCCGGTGCGATCATCTGCCAAAGAAGCGCAAACCCGCCAAGCGGTTTCGCGTGCCCCTGACCTTAACGGAAATTGTCGGCGTAGGCCTGCAGCTTGAGGCTCTTGGGCGGCGTTGCGTGAACGCGGGCGACAATCCCGTATTTTCCGGCATAGACCTTGGCCGCATCCTTCGTCGGGAACGTCAGCTGCACCTGCACCTGCGTGTCGCCGCTGCCGGTCCAGCCCATCAGGGGGTCAGCCTTGCGCGCTTCGGACTGCTCGAATTCGAGCACCCACTCGTCGGTCCGGGCCTTGCCGGACTGCATCGCGTTTTTCGGTCGCTGGTAGATTCGTGCCGCCATAGTGGCCGCTCCCCTAATTCAGCCCTCGCTTTTTGAAAAGGCGTTCTTGGTCTTCAAACTCGGCTTTTCGGTCCACGGTTCCTCCGGCCAGCGGTGCTTGGGATAGCGGCCCCTCATATCCTTGCGCACGTCCGCCCAGCTGCCGCGCCAGAAGCCCGGCAGGTCGCGCGTGGCCTGTATGGGGCGGCCTGCGGGACTGGTCAGCTTGAGCAGCAGCGGCGTGTCGCCGACCATCGGATGACGCTCGAGGCCGAACAGCGCCTGCACCCGGACTTCGGTACAAGGCGCATCGTCGCCGGTGTAGTCGATGGCGTGGGTGGTGCCGGCAGGCGAGGTGAATTCGCGCGGCGCTTCCCTGTCGAGGCGCTGGCGCTCGTCCCAGTCGAGAAGACCGAGCAAGGCATCGACCAGCCTGCCCTTGGGAATGTCGAGATCGCGGCGCCCCGCCAGCAGCGGTGCGAGCCAGAGGTCGGCCTGCCCGGCCAGCGACGCGGGGTCCAAGGCCTTGATCCCGGCATAGCGGGCCCGTGCCGCCAGTTCGCGCGGGACCAGCTTTCCCGCGTCTTCCAACGCTTTTTCCAGAAGGCTGTCCACAATCGCCGCCTCGTCGGGCGCAGGATCGGGGCCGGTGGCAAGTGTTATCGCGCCAAGCCTGCGTTCGATCCGCGCCTCGATCCGGTTGCCGTTCCAGCGGGCGACCGATTTGCGCTCGATCCGCTCGGGCAACCAGCGTTCGAGTTCCCTTTCGTCGACCGCGATGGCCGCAGTGATCCGCGCGCCCTTCGCCTGCCCTTGCGCATCGCCGATGACGAGGAAATCCGCCCGGGCGAACGGGGATGCCGGGTCGAGCGCGAAGCCGCGACCTCCCGCCGCGATCCAGCTTTCGCCGGACCCGTCGCGGCGCTTGACGATGAATTCCGGCCTGCCTGCAGCCAGCAGGATGGCGAGCGGGACAACCTCGCGCCGATGCTCGCCGACCAGTTCGCGGGCACGTTCCGCCCAGCGCGCGGCTAGCTTGCGGCTTGCATCGGCGCGGCCGGAGCGGTCGGTGTTCCAGCGCGAAAGTCGCGCTTCGAG of the Qipengyuania gaetbuli genome contains:
- a CDS encoding ETC complex I subunit; its protein translation is MAARIYQRPKNAMQSGKARTDEWVLEFEQSEARKADPLMGWTGSGDTQVQVQLTFPTKDAAKVYAGKYGIVARVHATPPKSLKLQAYADNFR